The following proteins are encoded in a genomic region of Terriglobia bacterium:
- a CDS encoding type III pantothenate kinase: protein MLLVIDVGNTNTSLGVFKERELVAQWRLSTHRGQTADEYGILSRNLFTLGGIQSGEIKAMMVSSVVPTLNPVIQEMAERYFHLKPYFLGPGMRTGMAIHYDNPLEVGADRIADSVAGFEKYGGPCIIVDFGTAITFDAVSEKGEYLGGVIAPGIGISSEALFARAARLPRVEIREPERVIGTNTVASMQSGLFYGSVGLVDGVLDRMCAVLGPQTRVIATGGQAEFLALAL from the coding sequence ATGCTTCTCGTCATCGATGTGGGCAATACGAACACAAGCCTGGGAGTTTTTAAAGAGCGCGAGTTGGTCGCGCAATGGCGCCTTTCCACCCATCGCGGCCAGACCGCCGACGAGTACGGCATCCTCAGCCGAAACCTTTTCACGCTGGGCGGAATTCAATCGGGAGAGATCAAGGCCATGATGGTCTCAAGCGTGGTCCCCACGCTGAACCCGGTTATCCAGGAAATGGCTGAACGCTATTTTCATCTCAAACCTTATTTTCTCGGCCCCGGGATGCGGACCGGAATGGCCATTCATTATGACAACCCCTTGGAAGTTGGTGCAGACCGCATCGCAGACAGCGTTGCCGGGTTTGAAAAATATGGAGGCCCGTGCATCATCGTGGATTTTGGTACGGCCATCACTTTCGATGCCGTTTCTGAAAAAGGTGAGTATCTGGGGGGAGTGATTGCGCCGGGAATCGGCATTTCATCGGAGGCGCTGTTTGCGCGCGCGGCCCGCCTCCCCCGCGTCGAAATCCGCGAGCCTGAACGCGTGATCGGCACCAATACGGTTGCAAGCATGCAATCGGGACTATTCTACGGTTCCGTCGGGCTGGTGGATGGCGTTCTTGACCGCATGTGCGCCGTGCTGGGCCCCCAAACGCGCGTGATTGCCACAGGCGGCCAGGCGGAATTCCTGGCCTTGGCTTTGA